The Acidobacteriota bacterium genome includes the window TGCACGGGACCCACGTCACCGGGACCATGATCGGCAACGGGACCGTCCAGCCCCGCTTCGCCGGCATGGCGCCCTCGGTGAGGCACATTCGTTTCGCCAGAGTGCTCGGCAGCCTTGGCTTCGGTACGGCGGACTCGATCATTCGCGGGATGGACTTCCTGTCCGAAGCCACGGAGTGCGCCGGGCCGGGCCAGCCGCCCGAACCTCTCAAGCCCCTCATCGTCAACATGAGCCTGAGCGGTTCCTCCAGGCGTTTCGAGGGCAGAGGCTTCAGCGAACGCAAGCTGGACTCCGTCGTCTGGGGACATCGCCAACTGTACGTCGTCGCCCAGTCCAACGAGAGCATTGACGGCTTCTCCGATTTTGGAGCCGCCAAGAGCTCTCTCGCCGTGGGCGCCGCGCTGGACAGTGGCGACATCGCGTTCTTCAGCAGCCACGGGCCCACGGCGGACGGCCGCCTGGCGCCACAGGTGGCCGCTACCGGCGTCCGCGTGCACTCGGCCCTCGGCGGCGGCAGCCGCGGCGAGTATCGGGCCTCCAGCGGCACCAGCATGTCCTCCCCCACGGTGGCGGGGGTGGCCGCCCTCTTGATGGATGCGGCCCCGGAGCACCGGGAGCATCCCGCGTTGGCCCGGGCCCGGCTCATGGCCGGGGCCATCCGGCCGGACGCCTGGTTGGACGCTCCGGACGCCTTCCCCACCACCAATACCGGCGGACCGGGGCCGATGCAGGCCCAGTACGGCCTGGGCAAGGTTTCGGCCCGCACCACCGCTCTCAGCCGGGACGCGTCCGGCGGCTGGATCGGCGGCGGCGCGATTTCGGAATTGCAGGAGGGGGAGTACGCCCACCAGGACATCGAGGTGCCGGAGGGAACCAGCCGACTCGACCTGGTGATGACCTGGGACGAGCCGCCGGCGGACGCAATCGCCAGCACCGTGTTGAACGACCTGGACCTGTGGCTGGACCGGGACGGCGATTGCGAAGAGGCCGCGTGCGGGGAGCAGTCTTCCGCGTCCCGCGTGGACAACGTGGAGTGGATCATCCTCAGGAATCCGCAGCCCGGGACGTATCGGGCGAAGGTGGTGGCGCGAAGAGTCTACACGGCGCCTCCCCGGGCGGCGCTGGCCTGGACGGTGATCCGGGGCAAGTCCACCCCGAAACTGGTGGTCGCAACCGACCGGACCCTCCTGGCGGGGAACGAGGAGCAGGAGTTGACCGTGACGGTGACCGCGGACGAGTACGTGGCGGCCGGGACCCGGCTGCACCTGGATTGCCGGGATATCGGGGAGGCCTCGGGATGCGGACAGATCCGGATCCACTCCATGGCCGTGTCTCGTGAGGACGGCATCTGGGTCGACCTGTCGGACGAACTCGAATCCGCGGTCCAAAGACCGCAACCGGGCGAATTGGGGCTTCCACGTCCTCCCGTTTCGGCGATCCTGCCAGGTTCTCCGATCCCTCTGGGCTCGTCGATCCCGCTCGGTGAGGTCGCCGCCGGCGAGAGCCAGGAAGTCCGGTTCACGGTTTCGTCCGCCGGAAACGGGGAGCCGGCCCGCCTCTACTTCAGGGCGAGCGCCTGGAACGCCAGGGGAGCGTCCGCACCGGTGGACGTCGCACCCGGCGAAACGGCCGGTTCCCGGAAGGTCCGGCGCCCCGCCAACGACGACTTCGCCGCGGCCGCCGTCATTGAAAAAGGACGGGGTCTCCGAACCGTGGACCTGTTGCTGGCCACACCGGAACCGGGAGAACCGCTGTTCGGCGCCCTTGAGGGCCGGCCCGCAGGTTCGGTCTGGTACCGGTGGACGGCGCCGGCAGACGGTGCGGTCCGCTTCAACATCAACCCGCCGGGCGGGACCGGGGTTCAGCGCAACGATCGCGTTGACGTTTTCCGCGGCGACGCCATCTCGGGTCTGGAACGGGTCGCCTCGGATCAGTGGGGTGCGCTCTTCTTTGCCGACCAGGGAGAAACCTATCGGGTCCGCGTGAGCCACATGCGGCGGGGAACCGTCGTCGACCTCCGTTGGTCTCAGGGGAACCGCCCGGCCAACGACGACTTCGACCGGGCCGCCATGCTGGAGGGTGCCGCCGGCGCCGTTTCCGGCAGCAGCCAGGGAGCCACCCTGGAGCCGGGCGAGTGGTTCGGCGTCGACGCGGGCACCACCTGGTATCGCTGGACCGCACCCGGCGACGGCTGGTGGGGCTTCTCGAGCGGCCCGTCAAAGCGCGTGTTCGTATTCGAGGGGGACGGCATTGCGGCCCTTCGGCTGGTCTCCCATTTGCCCCGTTCGCAGGCTTCGTTCCCCGCGGCCGCGGGCAACGAATACCGCATCGCGGTCGCCGCACCCGCCGCCGGGGCGCCCAGTGGTCCCTACGAGTTGAGATGGGAAGGACTGGTGCGGGCAGCCGTCCTCGACAACGATCAATGGATCGGCGCGATCCCCCTGGAGAGTGTCCCCTCGTCCCAATTCGTGATGGGCATCGACCCCTTGTCGACGGTGGACCCGGGCGAGCCCGTCGAGACCGGGGTGCGGACCCGGTGGTGGGTCTGGGAAGCCCCGGAGGACGGCCGCTACACCTGGAGGCTCCAGGATTTCCTCACCTATTCGGCTTTGCGGGTGACCGTGTTCACCGGCTCATCCATGGAAAATTTGGAGCTGGTGACACAGACTCGTCCCCACGCGGCTCCTTCCGATTTCGTGTTTCAGGCCGTGGCGGGGCAGCGGTATTGGATCGCGGCCGGATTTCCGGCGCGAAGCCTGGAAGCCTACGCGCTGAGCGGCGCGTTCGCCCCGGTGATCTGGGGGCCCACTCCGGGCAACGACAACCTGGCCGGCTCGGCGCCGTTGGAGGGCGCGTCGGGATCCGTCGCCGAATCGAATCTCTTTGCCACCACCGACCGGTGGGAACGGAGTGCGCTCCTGGGCCACTCTTCCCTCTGGTGGACCTATGAAGCTCCCGCGGCGGGCTGGTATCGCTTCTGGCTGGACGATCCCTACAGTCCCAATGTGCTCGCGGTGTACCGGGACCGCGAGGACGGCTCCGGCTCCATCGAGTTCGTCAGGAGCAGCCACCAGCCCGAGGGAGTCGAGTCCGACGCCGTGGAGGTCGTCTTCCGCGGCGAGGCGGGAAGCCGCTACACGATCCGGTTGGGAGCCCGCGGCGCCTCCATGGGCGGCGACTTCACCCTGAACTGGGAGGAGACCGATCCTCCGGTCTGGCTCAGGTACGCCGGACGGCTGGCCGACGGCGACCGGGACGCCAACGGCGCCCCGGTGCGGCTCCGCGGGCCCGCCAGCCTGGCCCTCAACCACCGGGGCACGGCTCTGTACGCGGTGTCGAAGCTGGGGCTGCAAGTCTTCGAACGCGACTCCGGGACCGGCGGTCTGACTTCCGTCCAGCTATTGGAAGCCGACGGGTTGGAAGGCAGTTCACTGATCTGGGACCCGCATCGGGACCGGCTCTACGCCCATCGCTGCGGGAACTGGCGCAGTTTCGCGCCTCTCGATGAGACCCAAAGGGAATTCGAGGACGAGGGGACGATTCCGGTCACCGGGGATCCGCCGGACACCGGCGAGTGCGGCGCCGGCGTGTTCGGCGACGTCTTCATGGACGCCGGAGGCTCGTTCCTGAACGCGATTCTTCCCGGCTCCGGACAGTTGCAGGTCCTGGCGCTGGATACCCCGGGCGAACTGCCGCATGTCCAGACCGTGGAGGTCCGCGGACTCAGGCGTGCCTTGATCTCCAATGCCGGAAGCCACGTCTATGCGGGGACGGGCCACTCCTTGCAAGTCTTCGAACGCGACGCCGAAACGGGGATGCTCACGGACGTCACCAGGGACAGGATTCCGCTCCCGCGCCTGGAAGCGCTGGCCATCACCGGCGACGACCGGCGCCTGTTCGTCTTTCACGGCGGCGGCCAGAGCGCGACGGTCTTCGACCTGGAAGCGGACCCCACCGATCCGAGTCCGTTGGGAACGCTCGGGTCGACTTGGGACGGGCGTGGAATGGCCGGCGGCTTCGACCAGCTCCCAGGATTTCTCCCCTTCCGGCCGGGCAGCCGGTGCGGGCTCGCCGGCGTCCGTCATGGGATCCCTGCGGTGGACGTGTTCTGTACGGACCTCGCTTACGATGTCGAGTGGCGGCCGGGACCCGATGACGCCGAAATCGGCGACGAGGAGCTCGATGAGGCCCCACCCGGTGAAGTCGTCCTGACCGACTACGTGTCGATCAGCCAACCGGACCGTTTCAACAATCCGGTCCCCGAATTCGGCGAGGTCCGGAGTCTCGCGGCCAGTCCCGACGGCAGGCACGCCTACGTCGACACGGCGGATGAAGGCATCGTGATCTTCGAGCGGGTTGGAGCCGGAGCCGGCGAGGCCGGGTCGGAAGACGGCGCCTACACCAGTAACGTCATTGGGGAGTAGGAGGGGAGTTCCAATCGCCCGGTTTCCTTCGTTCGCCGATGTCCAAAGAATCGGCGGTCAGGAAACCGCCGTTCCGCCATCTTGACTTTCCGGAAGGGCCCAAATTAGAATCCGGCCCTGGAGTCTTGGCCGGCGCCTGTTGGCTGATGGGGCGCCCCGGAGCGAAAAACGGCGGCCGGACTCCTCCTCATCGATCAAAGCAGACGACAGTGTTCAAAGCCGGCGACACTTACACGCTGATCATTGCTCATTCCGGGAGGGAGGGCGCCAGGAAGTATTCCGTCTCCGTGGCCCTGACCACCGTGATCGGTCTGCTCGGCGGCGTCCTGTTTCTCTCCTTCATGTTCTCCACGCTCCACTACTGGTGGATGGCGGAACGGACCGTCCACGTGTTCGATCTCGAGTCGGAGGTCGCCCGCATGCGGCAGGAAAATGCGGGTCTGAGAGCCGTCTCCGGAAAGTTGACCGACAAGATCTCCTCGCTGGAGGTGACCGCCACCCGGCTCAAGTTTCTCTCCGAGACCGATGACGACGGCCTGGGCGGCGCCGGTGGTCCCACGAAAGTGGCCCGCCCACTCCTGACCCTGGATCATGGAGACCTCTTGAAGCGTTTCCGGACCCTGGACGGGCGGCGGATGACTCTGGAGAGCGAGTTGCGCCGGCTGCAGGACTACTACACGACTCGCAGCATCCTTCAGTCCGCCCTGCCCACGCTGATGCCGGTGCGGGGGTATCCGTCGGGCGCATACGGCTACCGGAACGACCCCTTCACCGGAAAGAGGGAATTCCATCCCGGAGTCGACATTTCGGCTCCCCGCGGCGCCAAGGTCGTGGCCACCAGCGACGGCGAGGTGACCCAAGCCGGTTGGCACCACGGGTACGGCCGGTTGGTCACGCTCCGCCACCGTTTCGGCATCGTGACTCGCTATGGCCATCTGGCCGAGACCAATGTCAAGGTCGGGCAGAAGGTCCAGCGGGGCGACATCGTCGGATACGTCGGTTCCACGGGCCGCACCACCGGCGTGCATCTCCACTACGAAATCCAGTTGGGCGGCCGCCCGCTGAATCCTGTCCGGTTTTTTCGGTAGTCGAAGGAGGGGCGGTTTTCAATCGGCCTTTCTTGCGTCGCTACGGTGAAATGCGGAAGATCGGCGGTTGGGAAACCGCCGCCCCTCCCCCCCCCACAGAGGACGGGTGAGGCCGCCGGGTTCCCACCCTGATTCTGCGAAGCACATGTACTTCCGGCGACCTCACCCGATCCAGTCGAAGACGGAGTCTCGGGTCCTTTTCCCAAAGCAACTTCGGGGCCAAACCCGGTCCGGGAGGCGCGAGCCATCCATCAGATCCGGCCTTTGCTGGTAAACTGGCGGAAGGTTGCTGCGGCCGGAACGTGACTCCGGACCGGGAGTTGTTCCCTGGCCGGGGGCTCGTTCCAATAAATGTCTTTTTGCGGCGAAGACATCGACCGGCCCTTGGAAAATCAGACCGAAATCGACTTTTCTTTAGACTTTCAGACGGCATGGAGCATCCTCATCAAACAGGCAGGAGGATGAGTTTCAGCGACGAGAACTTGCTCCGATTGGCATTGGCCGGCGACGGCGGCTGTTTCGGCGAATTGGTGACCCGGTGGGAACGGAGGATCTACGGCTTCATCTTCCGCTACGTCGGCGATCGTGAGGAAGCCCGCGATCTGACCCAGGAGACCTTCGCCAAGGCGTACAAGAACCTGGGACGCCTGTCCGATCCCAGGAAATTTTCCTCCTGGCTCTACAAGATCGCCCTCAACGAGTGCCGGATGCGTTTCCGGCGGCGCCGTTGGGATACCGTGCCTCTGCCGGAGTCGGTCGAGGCGACTCTGGAAAAAGCCGACGAGCCGACGCCCGAGCAGGCTCTGGCCTCCAAGGAGAGGGTTCA containing:
- a CDS encoding S8 family serine peptidase, whose protein sequence is MRKADKRTIGVLAAVAVAAILAGLIAYFEKPFERQEASLTGEAMATRAAMARIEAESRGTVREPGIQAAPRMAEAPAAAEEPAEDTVPSPPEGYSFVYYHGEMPRARITAGAETGDELSGPVPDWLNAAASIETIVDQASAAGRDWSFGWVRAARDAQPNDLAASLGELGATALGSSGNLVRAKLPGEPALLHEIAALPEVDGLGAVPPERKLPEAFVGELAELSPFDQAPVFITLMADDPDGRWRRELEDLGAVVGRFDPDLRAYAANVSYGQVEAIAAADYVLAVEPVGLVRPAHDTSVPAMGADALRTYDGIPGIFSGMGGASVPIAVMDTGLNINHLDIASNRESICGANFSWLSFFSPPAEEAADLWVDAGLHGTHVTGTMIGNGTVQPRFAGMAPSVRHIRFARVLGSLGFGTADSIIRGMDFLSEATECAGPGQPPEPLKPLIVNMSLSGSSRRFEGRGFSERKLDSVVWGHRQLYVVAQSNESIDGFSDFGAAKSSLAVGAALDSGDIAFFSSHGPTADGRLAPQVAATGVRVHSALGGGSRGEYRASSGTSMSSPTVAGVAALLMDAAPEHREHPALARARLMAGAIRPDAWLDAPDAFPTTNTGGPGPMQAQYGLGKVSARTTALSRDASGGWIGGGAISELQEGEYAHQDIEVPEGTSRLDLVMTWDEPPADAIASTVLNDLDLWLDRDGDCEEAACGEQSSASRVDNVEWIILRNPQPGTYRAKVVARRVYTAPPRAALAWTVIRGKSTPKLVVATDRTLLAGNEEQELTVTVTADEYVAAGTRLHLDCRDIGEASGCGQIRIHSMAVSREDGIWVDLSDELESAVQRPQPGELGLPRPPVSAILPGSPIPLGSSIPLGEVAAGESQEVRFTVSSAGNGEPARLYFRASAWNARGASAPVDVAPGETAGSRKVRRPANDDFAAAAVIEKGRGLRTVDLLLATPEPGEPLFGALEGRPAGSVWYRWTAPADGAVRFNINPPGGTGVQRNDRVDVFRGDAISGLERVASDQWGALFFADQGETYRVRVSHMRRGTVVDLRWSQGNRPANDDFDRAAMLEGAAGAVSGSSQGATLEPGEWFGVDAGTTWYRWTAPGDGWWGFSSGPSKRVFVFEGDGIAALRLVSHLPRSQASFPAAAGNEYRIAVAAPAAGAPSGPYELRWEGLVRAAVLDNDQWIGAIPLESVPSSQFVMGIDPLSTVDPGEPVETGVRTRWWVWEAPEDGRYTWRLQDFLTYSALRVTVFTGSSMENLELVTQTRPHAAPSDFVFQAVAGQRYWIAAGFPARSLEAYALSGAFAPVIWGPTPGNDNLAGSAPLEGASGSVAESNLFATTDRWERSALLGHSSLWWTYEAPAAGWYRFWLDDPYSPNVLAVYRDREDGSGSIEFVRSSHQPEGVESDAVEVVFRGEAGSRYTIRLGARGASMGGDFTLNWEETDPPVWLRYAGRLADGDRDANGAPVRLRGPASLALNHRGTALYAVSKLGLQVFERDSGTGGLTSVQLLEADGLEGSSLIWDPHRDRLYAHRCGNWRSFAPLDETQREFEDEGTIPVTGDPPDTGECGAGVFGDVFMDAGGSFLNAILPGSGQLQVLALDTPGELPHVQTVEVRGLRRALISNAGSHVYAGTGHSLQVFERDAETGMLTDVTRDRIPLPRLEALAITGDDRRLFVFHGGGQSATVFDLEADPTDPSPLGTLGSTWDGRGMAGGFDQLPGFLPFRPGSRCGLAGVRHGIPAVDVFCTDLAYDVEWRPGPDDAEIGDEELDEAPPGEVVLTDYVSISQPDRFNNPVPEFGEVRSLAASPDGRHAYVDTADEGIVIFERVGAGAGEAGSEDGAYTSNVIGE
- a CDS encoding M23 family metallopeptidase → MFKAGDTYTLIIAHSGREGARKYSVSVALTTVIGLLGGVLFLSFMFSTLHYWWMAERTVHVFDLESEVARMRQENAGLRAVSGKLTDKISSLEVTATRLKFLSETDDDGLGGAGGPTKVARPLLTLDHGDLLKRFRTLDGRRMTLESELRRLQDYYTTRSILQSALPTLMPVRGYPSGAYGYRNDPFTGKREFHPGVDISAPRGAKVVATSDGEVTQAGWHHGYGRLVTLRHRFGIVTRYGHLAETNVKVGQKVQRGDIVGYVGSTGRTTGVHLHYEIQLGGRPLNPVRFFR
- a CDS encoding sigma-70 family RNA polymerase sigma factor, which encodes MSFSDENLLRLALAGDGGCFGELVTRWERRIYGFIFRYVGDREEARDLTQETFAKAYKNLGRLSDPRKFSSWLYKIALNECRMRFRRRRWDTVPLPESVEATLEKADEPTPEQALASKERVQLLRETLLKLPEEQKTVILMKEYQGLKFREIAQILGLPLSTVKSRMYLGLKTLRRLMEKRL